A single genomic interval of Armigeres subalbatus isolate Guangzhou_Male chromosome 1, GZ_Asu_2, whole genome shotgun sequence harbors:
- the LOC134205988 gene encoding mucin-2-like → MEESLRRNAELQNKLDRIIGSQLLQTATTPQPTGTVERDSMDDTLTSIGKPEGPSPAKATPSPLPNPPPRPRLKLTPKPRRTSGDTIPKQTVNTVSTGNSTPTSITKVKVSLHTSGFRVAGKSSIAIICFNPIIIASNVPQTPNNTNTCEPTSDPGTTGPEAIPLPEPLDRPRHLVKTEDEETKCQDDAKTQSERPNRPRHPVDEECKKSLSRSHGSRGPPVRTSFSSRNWGTISSTIG, encoded by the exons ATGGAGGAAAGCCTCCGAAGGAACGCTGAGCTTCAGAACAAGCTTGATAGAATCATTGGCAGCCAGCTCCTTCAAACAGCAACAACTCCCCAGCCAACCGGAACTGTAGAACGAGATTCGATGGATGACACACTGACGTCTATCGGAAAACCAGAAGGGCCTAGCCCCGCCAAAGCAACTCCTTCTCCACTACCGAACCCACCCCCCAGGCCTCGCCTAAAGCTGACACCCAAACCA AGAAGAACATCAGGAGATACTATTCCCAAACAGACGGTTAACACCGTTTCAACCGGAAACTCAACTCCAACCAGCATCACCAAGGTTAAAGTCTCCCTTCATACCTCTGGTTTCAGAGTTGCTGGCAAAAGTAGCATAGCCA TTATATGCTTCAACCCGATAATCATAGCCTCCAACGTACCTCAAACACCCAACAACACCAACACCTGTGAGCCAACGTCCGACCCAGGTACCACTGGACCGGAAGCTATACCCCTACCGGAACCTTTGGATCGACCCCGGCACCTGGTAAAGACTGAGGACGAAGAAACAAAGTGCCAAGACGACGCCAAGACCCAATCGGAACGACCGAACCGACCTCGGCATCCAGTGGACGAAGAATGTAAGAAGAGCCTGTCAAGATCCCATGGTAGCCGGGGCCCCCCAGTGCGGACGTCTTTCTCATCCCGGAACTGGGGAACAATTTCCAGCACCATCGGATAG